A region of the Hyperolius riggenbachi isolate aHypRig1 chromosome 9, aHypRig1.pri, whole genome shotgun sequence genome:
atattccttggcactgtacaaagtaaggaacaagcatGGTATACATAATATTACAGACAAATGGAATCCACCAATATacctaattggtgacaaaatacagaactgatacaaaatacagtaaTTGGTAACGACAGTGatgaaagtaacatgatgaataaaatgtataatgatttccaagacacaaaagggggagaataAACATAGGAGTACTAAGgtccctcttacccatttccacaaacagTTAAAAAAGGAAATATAAACACAAGGACAAAAAAGTCCTTTCTTGTCCCTAAATTAAACAGaaatacttaccgtatttttcggactataaaacGCACTTTTTCTGCCCCAAAAGGGGGAAGTCTGTgcttcttatagtccgaatgctacATATTTCGACCTGCGCCTGTGTTCTCTATCCCCGTGTCTACTATGTATGCATTACATACAAATTTCTAAAATCACTGCGCTTCTGGAATTTCAACACGGTTAAATATCTACTAGCGTGGTGCGCACTTAAATGTCCGATGCAAGATAAACCTAAATGAAACCCCCAAACGCAGCGCTCCAGATCTCAACAGTCGGCAGTCAAACCTGATAAGTGTCCAATCAAATTAAATAGAAGTCTCTTTATCGATATCACGACAGAACACCAGAATTCTTCTTGTAGGGACTCCGCTTAGCTTCAACATGACATgtagataaaaacacaaaagaaagGCATATAGTGTAACTCCGTTTGGAATGTCAGTATTCACCACCACCGTTATTCTATGCCAAAACCCGTGAGAGTTTTTAACCACTACTACACCGCTGGTGAGCACCTTGACACACCCCCTCCGTGTCTGCACTCACCCAGCAAACCTCCTCAGGGGCTCTGATGAGTCAGATctctgacgaaacgcgtagggcggagctacgtcggACGCTATCAGCTGATACGGAAGTGCCAGTACAATCACTCAGGAGATTTGAGGCGACATTCAGCGGAGTGGTCACCCGGGGACCCAACACTGTATTATACGCTGTAAACAAGTCTTCAAAGTGTGAGTGCAATCTGGCTTTTTAATTTTCAAaataaatggttttacactatagcGTTTTCTTAGCCCTGCAGTTTATTTGACTGAGAAGTGGACAGTGGAACTTGGATCTTGTCCAGTGACCCCCGTTTGCTATCAATCTTGCCTCCGGAGATCTAAGGAGGTTTGCTGGGTGAGTGCAGACACGGAGGGGGTGTGTCAAGGTGCTCACCAGCGGTGTAGTAGTGGTTAAAAACTCTCACGGGTTTTGGCATAGAATAACAGTGGTGGTTAATACTGACATTCCAAACGGAgttacactatgggcctgattcacaaagcggtgctaacagttagcaccctggtgaaaagccctttaggcgtgattaagtttaggcgtgataagattaggtgtgataagtttaggcatgataagtttaggtgtgataagtttaggcatgatgggctcgattcacaaagcggtgctaacccagttagagacttagggctcgattcaccaagcggtgataacccagttatcacgcctaaaagactttaggcgtgatgaccttttcaccactgagttatcaccgctttttcctgctcttcgcgcgaagttaccgcgcgaacgcgcgttcgcgcgttcgcgcgtgagagcgcgcgcaaagtcccatagggcttaatgggagcttcgcgcgaagcggggacgctgcgcgcgcacgcgcgcggttgcgcgcgcaaaactttgcgcgcggcaacttcgcgcgagtttcttcttatcatgcctaaagtgactttaggcgtgataagggccttttcaccacggtgctaacactttgcaccgcttggtgaatcgagcccttaaggcgtgataaccattgcaccacgctggtgaaaagccagtttaggcatgataagtttaggcgtgataagtttaggtgtgataagtttaggcatgctaagtttagataagtttagatcgcgcgcaaagtcccgcacgcaaagcagcgccattaaactctatgcaaagtgcaccagactttgctaccacaaaacttttgatcagctgtgcactgcggtgctaacccagtttgtgcttaaacttatcacgcgtaaacttatcacacctatacttatcatgcctaaacttatcacacctaaacttatcacacctaaacttatcatgcctaaactgagtttaggcgtgataaaggacttttcaccagtgtgctaactgttagcaccgctttgtgaatcaggcccgataagtttaagcaccaactgcgttagcaccgcagtgcacagctgatcaaaagttttgcgctagcaaagtctggtgcacttcgcatagagtttaatggcgctgctttgcgtgcgggactttgtgcgctatctacacttatctaaacttatcacgcctaaacttatcacacctaaacttatcacacctaaacttatcacgcctaaactggcttttcaccagcgtggtgcaatggttatcatgcctaaagtctctaactgggttagcaccgctttgtgaatcaagcccaatatgcctttcttttgtgtttttatctacATGTCGTGTTGATCCTAAGCGGAGTCCCTACAAGAAGAATGCTGGTGTTCTGTTGTGATATagataaaggcctcaattcactaagatcatgctggagataataaggcaagagaaaacttacctccacataagagagagttatcttatctcttcattccttaagttacctcctctgtagttattttacctcctctgtagttattttacctcctctgtagttaatttacctcctctgtagttattttcacacgcagttaataaacagcctgtctttaactctggagttattttaaggattgaaaagttaacttaaagacagaagagttaactttaggtttaccCGAGGTAAAATATTtcttgaatactacatgccttatcaccatggtaacaactctagaagagttattaaagacaggagataagcttagtgaattgaggccaatgagactTCTATTTAATTTGAATGGACACTTATCAGATTTGACTGCCGACTGTTGAGATCTGGAGCGCTGCTTTTGGGGGTTTCATTTACTATGTATGCATGTCCCCCAGTGTCTGCATGCACTCTGTGTCCCCGGTGTTTGTGTGTCCCCAGTGTCTTATACACATACAAGTAGCTGCCACATATTCATCAAGCTTTCCCCGGTTTTCCAAATACATACCTCTCTTGCAGCTTCGATCATCACGCTGTCCCCCGGTACCACCATAGCTTGCATCAATCAGGGACTCCCAGACGTCTTTGCAGAGAAATGCACCAATCTGGCAGGGGTGCTAGCCTCAACCACCAATCAAGCTATGCACTGCTCAAGTGATGGTGTTGAGGGTGGGAccatcattggggccaatcacagtgccCCCGCCGGATTGGTGCATTTCTCTGCAAAGACGCCTGGGACTTCCTGATTGATGCAAGCTATGGCGGTACCAGGGGACAGCGCGATGATCAAAGCTGCAAGAGAGGTATATATTTGGGAAACCGGGGACAGCCTGATGAATATGTGGCAGCTACTTGTATGTGTTTAAGACACTGGGGAAACACAAACACCAGGGACACAGAGTGCATGCAGACACTGCAACACGGGGAAATGCAGACACGGGGGACATGCATACATTGATGATCAAAGCTGCAAGAGAGGTATGTATTTGAgacactgtacaggggacagcctgatGAAGAAGAGTATGGCCTCAATTctctaagattatctcctgtctttaataacgtttctatagttatcaccgtggtgacgaggcatgtagtattcaggaaacattttacctcaggcaaacctaaagttaactcttctgtctttaagttaactcttcaatccttaaaataactccacagttaaagacaggctgtttattaactgcgtgtgaaaataactacagaggaggtaaattaactactgaggaggtaaattaactacagaggaggtaacttaaggactgaagagataagataactctctcactgtgccgtggtaagttttctcttgccttattatctccagcatgatcttaggacACGCAGACACCGGGAACATGGAGAACATGCAGATACTGGGACACAGGGATAGCAAACACTGGGACAATGGGAATAAAAAACACTGGACATGGAGGAAACAgtggacaaggggacagaggaagggggaCAGAGCACCGGGCATCGGAAAccaggacagaggacacaggtggacagaggATATTGAGATATCagtggacacaggggggagaggacacagagggacataggTGAACACAGGGGCCACAAGTACAAGAAAGACATAAACGGGGGGCATAATAATTAGGGGAAcatgtccataagacgcccctgcaccaggtttagtatatatatttttcctcttggtttttgtcctctaaacctaggtgcttcttgtagtccggagcatcttattatccaaaaaatatggtaccttTTCATTAATGATCCAATGACAGTATGCTCTAAGGACCTGTGCCACCGCCAACCACGACAAACTCCGGCCGATGATTGgccaggctgggaacacgaaaaCTGACTGCAGAAACCTGAATTTTCAGCAGAACCTTTGCCCACTGACGTCAACAAGATGGCTGCAttgttattaaaggataccagagctcaaaaagTTTGGTGAATGTTCTACTGTCTGCCCCCGTAGCTCACCTGGAAGTCCCGCGGGATTCTCTTCCGGTTGCCAGGGTCGGGCTTACTGTTACCAGGGTCAGGCTGCACGCATCCCACAGCGAGCACCTGTGGCCGGGAGTGCACTGCGTATGTGTATGACATCACTGCGCATGATGTAACGCTGTAGGATGCGTGCAGCCcggccagtgcctgcgcagtaagcccgaccctggtgaccggaggaggatcctGGGGGGCTTTTAGATAAGCTACAGGAGGCAGATAGGAGAATGGGGTTAGGGGTGGTCATCAGGACAGgtgatagtatatgcctgcttctcctgtttctccAAACATTTTGAGCTCTGGTATGCTTAAACGTTTTAAGTTGGCGCTATTGACTTCAGTGGCAGAACAAAACATggtactcggaactgccaaattcagATGCAGAAATCGGAACTGATCCTATTCTGAGATCGCATCCCTAACTGTTGACTAATGACAGTTAGATAGTGATCACTGACAGGCTCAAAATGAATACTGATTAGACTGACCACTGACAGACAACCACTAACAAGCACAGACTGTCTGCTGACAAATCTAACTACTGCCAGGAAGAGTTTGAAAAACGACTGGACTGTTGCTTACAGTCAGAAATtgatcaagtgtgtgtgtgtggggggggggggggagagaatgctAGAGTAGATAGACAATGAGGAGTAGAAAAGAACTAGAAAGATATGAAGGAGAAGTGGAAAGAAGCCAAGGTGTACAGGCAACAATGCGGGAGGGATCACAAGAAAAGAGACAGCAATGGAGGGTTAGAGACAGAGCCAAGGGGAAGTGGCAACCAAGAGAATCCACAGCAGATAGCTAAGGTAGAGACAATGAAAGGGAGAAGAATAAGACCACAATTTGGGAAAGACACTTACTGTCTAAGGCAAGTGGGGCTGAGGGATATGTAAACATATAGAGGAAGTCATAGTCAGTGTAAGGCAGTCAATGTGCTTTACATGCTATATTGGTAATTTTATTAAGCTTAATTATATCCCTCTTATCCTACTCAGGTTCACAAGAACATCATAAGACTTGTTTATTGGAGGAAACCCAAATGTTACAAGAACCTAGGGCTCTTGGATATAAACAGGAGGGTCCGAAATTCCTCATTTCTCAGAGGTACTTGGACCTCATTGTGGTTTCAAGTAAAGAGTTCAGGAACCGTTCCACACATGAGGTCATTGAGACTGGGGGAAAGCATGAATATTACCTACAGAAAGCACAAAATAGGCTAGAGCGAATTACAGCTAACAGACTTTTCCGCTGGTGCCATCGGTCAGGATGTGTGccatgtacagtcatggtgagcggggtacctggagttgggaaaaccactctgatgcaGAAGATTGTCTATGATTGGGTGACAGGTAAACACTATaagagctttgcctttgtcttctTCTTCAAATTCCGGGAGCTCAACATATGCCAGGACATCAGCCTGGAAGAGATGATAGTTGGAAAATATCCATATCTCCACAGTCATATTAGCTATATCCTTCAAAACCCAGAAAAACTGCTTTTTATATTTGATGGCTTAGATGAAAGTAGTAGAAGTTTAGATTTCCGGGTATACCATCAATGCATTTCCACACAGCAAAGACGAAGGTGGGAAATAATTGTAGCCAGTTTAGCCAACCAGTCTCTTCTCAAAGGCTGCTCTGTTTTGATGACCAGTCGCCCAGCCAAATTGGCTTCTTTAGAGTTTACAAACTTCCAACGAATGTCTGAGATCATGGGATTCTTCCCCAAGGAAAGAGAGAAGTATTTTGAACAAGTTTTTGAAAATAAGAGCTTGTCAGAAAAGGCTTTCCAATATGTGCGGGAGAATGACACACTCTACACTTTCTGTTATATCCCGACCTACTGCTGGATTGTTTGCAGTGTGTTATCAAAGTGCTTCGTTTCTGCAATGGCCATGAACTGTCAGCCTAAAACGATAACGCAACTGTTCGTGACCTATGTGGCCAACATTCTCCAAAATCACACTTTAGAAAAAGATAATCCAAAAAGCACTTTGCAATCTCTTGGCCGGATGGCAGAACACGGAATCATGAATCATGTACTGACATTCCACAAGGACGACTGGCCATTATTTTCTGAGGACACTTGCTCAGGGCTGCTGTCAAGTTTCCTTGTTGAATCTTCCCAACGCCCTTGTTCTTCCTCTACCTCAAAATCTCCAGCTGTAACCTATTCCTTTTTGCATCtcacagttcaggaatttttttctGCCATGGTCCATTTCCTTGATTATTCGGAAGATAGAATGAAAGCCTCTCTTTCTAAAGCAGTAGAATTTGACGACGGACGCTGTGAAATTTTTCTACGCTTTCTTTGTGGTCTATCAGATCTTTCCACTAGGGCCATCTTGAAACCCTACGTAGGAGAGTTCTCCAATACAGCTTCCAAACTGGTGATTGCATGGCTCATGTTTTCAGCCAAGAAAATTATCGAAAAGACAGAAAAGGACAACGATGACAAAAGGAAGTTAATGAACCTATTTAATTTGCTGTTTGAGACCCGCAATAAACCTCTGGTGAAAGAGTGCTTGAAGCTTAACAAGAAGATTGACTTTTCAGAACACTACCTGACTCCGGTGGACTGCACTGTCCTGGCCTTCATCCTCCAGTGCTCCGAAGAGACAAAATGTCTTGACTTAGACACATGTTTTATCCAGAGTGAAGGCTTTAAGAAGCTTGCTCCTTATCTACACATCATCGAAGATCTCAGGTGAGAAAACAAAGAGTATTTGGGATAAATTGATCTTTTAGGCAAAAACGTATATGAGAAATGTGCTCTTATCCCCGTGGGAAGAAaacattatactcacaaacgaggAAGTGTCACTCTGGTCCCTGGTCCCTCTATCCAATCATCTCACTGATAACCGAGTAGCTGCCTCATCAATGGCAATATTGGGGATGACAATCTGAAGACACAGAAGCACCTGGGCAGAGCTGTGTAGATTCTGTATGTATGGCTACCTATTCCAGTAGTGATCCAGGTCcatgtatggggggaggggggtgttgtcTCATGTGCCCTAGCTCCACCCCACAATGCATGCACACCAGCATAAtatgcttttccatgagttctcctagacatgtccATCACTAATAGTGGACAGTGCAAGACCTGGTTGGCTCCAAACCTAATAGTGCAAAGCAGAAAAGAGAAAGTCATGCACGTTGTTCAGAAAACTTAAAGTCACTTTTTTGTATACAGACCAACAAGTACCAACAAGTTCCAGACTCACAATGGTCCTTTGCGCATCTGACATGTCGGCAGTTGGTGCCTCATTTTAACTTGTTTACACTAAAGTGACTTTATATTTTCTGTACATCATGCAGAACCTTTTCTTTTTTGACCTATAATGTCTAATGAAATTGAAATGCCCTTGCTGTACCATTAACGGAGGGACAGATTGGTCCTGCAGCTTATTGAACACTGTAACCTCTTTATGTATCCGAGTCTATGATAAGCCCCCCGTTGAGTAAGGACTTCTCTCCCTTCCAGAGATTTTCAATGAACTGTCATGGAGAGGAGCTGGACTGGTCAGGTGTGCTCTGATGTATTGGTATCCTTTTATACACCTTATTAAAAATACAGAAAGTAACTCACTATTGTTATGTTTCTATAGGCTGTCCAAGAATGATCTGAAAGATGATGATGCTGAAGCTCTGTGCAGAATTTTATCCCATCCTACATGCAGGGTTAAGAGACTTATGTAAGCTTAgttatttgttttctttcttgTCTTTCTCTTACTCATAAACTATCCATGTAAGCAATAAGCAATGCTATGCACCTAAAGTAAAACTCCACATCTAtaattttaacttttgaatttgaatatagttaaagagacactgaagtgaaaaaaaaatgatattatgatttgtatgtgtagtatagctaagaaataaaacattaagatcagatacatcagtctaattgttttcagtacaggaagagttgagaaactccagttgttatctctatgcaaacaagccattaagctctctgactaagttagtcgtggagagggctgttatctgacttttattatctcaactgtaagtgaactgtttactttttctctgctagaggagaggtcattactttacagactgctctgaaagactcattttgaatgctgagtgttgtgtaatctgcacatattatagaatgatgcaatgttagaaaaaacactatatacctgaaaataaaagtatgagaatattttctttgctgctaatcttctagtaattattcatagtacacaaccaattcactatatcatatattttttttcgcttcagtgtctctttaagaaagggtagaaccatatatatttttttccttttaatatcTGGATCCACATTTGGaatgcttttttttcccttgaaTTTGTTCGGATATTGACTGGAACACAGACACCACAAGCTTTGcaccacttaacctccttgccggttatcccgagcttagctcggggtaacctgcgtaggaggatttctcaggccccgctggggcgattttcaatttttttttcctacatgcagctagcacatttctagctgcgtgtggtatgcgatcgccaccgattcgccgctacccgccgcaccgcccccccccccccccctccagacctcttgtgcagcctggccaatcagtgccaggcagcgctgaggggtggatcgggattccctgtgacgtcccgacgtccatgacgtcggtgacgtcatcccgccccgtcgccatggcgaccggggaagcccagcaggaaatcccgttctcttactctgatcgccggaggctcggaggctcactacatgattttaaaaaaaataaataaaaaaaaaagtgctctgctgcccccttgccgcgggaattggaccggcaagggggttaaagagagtctgaatccTTCTAAAATActctttttatttgacatttatcttcataaaatatcagcagtgctaaaacgccgcattcccgcagctaaacaatgtcattaaaccccccaaatgccGGTGcataattccacgactttccaagtTGTGAATTTTGCTGCACGAGGAGGCAGAACttagcgcagtagctctgcctccattagcatcAATCCCCGCTAatcgcctcctctccccgcccctctcagtgaaagaacacTGAGAGGGGCAAGCAGAGGCAGAGATCAGcgggattgacgcgagtagaggcagagctactgcacaaagctctgcctctaccgggAAGCGCTACCTAACATTTTGTCCCagtatttggggggtttaatgacATCATTCTTCCGTGGGAATGAGGTGTTTtagcactgctgatattgctgaagataaatgtcaaataaaaagaggatttttagaaggcttcagactctctttaaagctcatacacacatcccacTGAATGCCCAACCaactgcacaacatgaccaaccgtgCAACAAgttgtacacacacaaacacacattgaGGAAGGGGATGTGCCAAAACATTTCAGTGGGAGGAGCTTAGAGAGGCCAGCCTCACCCATTGCTATCATCGCACACCAGCCTTGTTTAATCCCTGCTACCATGCTGGAAAATACTGCACAGGTGTGTAGTTCATGAGACTGTTTGCCACTGCTGCTTGACAGAGCTTCATCTTGGAGGGACTTTGGAGGTACACCACccgtttggggggagggggatgcaaTGTTCAAGGTTTTGCAATCCCCCACACGTTGAATCTGGTGTTACTATCCTTTCTGCTGGATGCCATTAATACCATGCATAGCTTTTTGCTTGCTTGGAATGCTGTTTAAATCTGGCGCGCCTTAGTATACTgttgcaaaaatgcaaaaatccGCTTCACTGatatagtatttaagtgagttggttgtttagttggttggcgtgtatgtatgtacttcTTAACACCACAAGCACAAAACGTTAGCTCAGGcttcacattcaaaaaattcaatAACTTTATAGTGACCAGATATCAAAGGTGAGTAGCAAAACCATAGGTaattaaaatgcactaaaaacacaGAGAAGCCTTAGAGATGGCAAGGcctgcccccccacacacatacacgtCACATAACCAACTGCCATTCACACCACCGGGATGTAAACAGGacttaaggaggaactccagtgaaaataatgcaataaaaacgtGCTTAATTTTTTGGACGCTGACGCCGGAGTGGCTTCTTTGACATGAAATATTGGTCAAAAATATTGTTAGAGCCTGTGCTAAACCTAACACAGATCTGAGGCGAAATTCATCCCTTATTGAGCATTGGGAAAGCAGAACTATCCAATTAGCCTGCAGCATGCTAGAGTATATGTGTAAGCAATAGCGGAGCCGCCGCCGCACAGGGCAGCGTGGCGGCGGCCTCCGcatcccagccggcggtttcAGAAAACGCCCACAGAGCCGCCGGAGCAGGGCGGGCGCCGCCGCGGCTGACAGGATGGCGGAGGGTCCCGCTGCTCAGCCGGCGGACTTCCGTGTGCGGGCGTGCGCTGACCAGGGACCTGGCCTCTCAGTGatgcagaggcagagggtcatgcgcacgcgcacctttgcctatctgattcttagttgctgaccctgcctgtttaacagactctgaatcagccttctgctcttgtactgctaccgtctctctgttgccgaacctctgcctgtctgacctttctcttttccccagtggaacgtctcccactggtgggatatctctgaggcttgcctctccgagacgcctgccctagcagatgaTTACTGCCAGGAGCTGAGATCCCAATCTTTGCTTGggctgaggatctcacacacggggttcccattcagaggtaaccacacctctgaggaatcactgtgtggtggatatttccacagtcttGTTTATTGTACTTGTTGATTGTTATTATTTCTGCTtcagtatccagaggttagttacacttgcattattggtgattctgcagatcatcaataatcaggtgatatctgcattattggtgatactgcagatcgccaataatcagattctctctgattattaacaccgatcattacagaacagcagaccactagtatggatgcattacgcagtcagatcgagactctaaccacctcACTTAATAATCTCATTGAGGTGGTTAAttcgcaacagactcagatcaaccaattggctgggtctgtacaggtcttgcagacgactgtggccacagtgcaatcccctctggtcacagatctccgtatgccagtgcccgaaaagttttcagggcaaagatctgaTTTCCAGAACTTCCGCAACCGAGTTTTATCTGAGTTTGAGTTACGGCCTACTcagtcaggttctgagcagcaaagggtaacctttattaagaccttattgtccggggactcacaaacctgggcatatggtctttcaCCCGAGGATACAGCACTGACGTCagtggaggaatttttcaaagcaatggctataatttatgatgatccggatgcttcgatcactgccgataggaagctcaaaactctcaggcagggtcgagacacggttgaggtttatgcggcagagttccgaaagtgggctgtgtcatctaggtgggggtcttacgccttattagactgttttctgtcaggcctatcagacgcagtctctgaactAATGCTAGGGCACCCTGAACCAAAGTCCGTCGACGACGCCATTTCCTGGCGATTCAAGAGCACCGCAGGTTACGCTATCAGCGTCAGTCGAGGGGCAAGAATGCAGTAAGAGCTCTCTCTTTTGCATCCTCGTCACCAACCCCTCCTActgatgagccgatgcaaatcggacattctcggttGACTCGGGCCGAGAAATAGCGCAGAAGGGCTGAAAGACTTTGTCTACATTGCGCAGAGGAAGGccatattgc
Encoded here:
- the LOC137532008 gene encoding NACHT, LRR and PYD domains-containing protein 3-like produces the protein MEFRHERVVSSEDIRAFQEQLSAYDDASLRFIYEYFRGDLSYVLETLDTVALLSELKSRNVIHSDSSMEIKKSWGAELFVSILLQDILEVGREAVIGLLVCLFVLQVDHPHPNLLAILGEIGQTGENLMPLILLDQFGHTLPSELNGSQEHHKTCLLEETQMLQEPRALGYKQEGPKFLISQRYLDLIVVSSKEFRNRSTHEVIETGGKHEYYLQKAQNRLERITANRLFRWCHRSGCVPCTVMVSGVPGVGKTTLMQKIVYDWVTGKHYKSFAFVFFFKFRELNICQDISLEEMIVGKYPYLHSHISYILQNPEKLLFIFDGLDESSRSLDFRVYHQCISTQQRRRWEIIVASLANQSLLKGCSVLMTSRPAKLASLEFTNFQRMSEIMGFFPKEREKYFEQVFENKSLSEKAFQYVRENDTLYTFCYIPTYCWIVCSVLSKCFVSAMAMNCQPKTITQLFVTYVANILQNHTLEKDNPKSTLQSLGRMAEHGIMNHVLTFHKDDWPLFSEDTCSGLLSSFLVESSQRPCSSSTSKSPAVTYSFLHLTVQEFFSAMVHFLDYSEDRMKASLSKAVEFDDGRCEIFLRFLCGLSDLSTRAILKPYVGEFSNTASKLVIAWLMFSAKKIIEKTEKDNDDKRKLMNLFNLLFETRNKPLVKECLKLNKKIDFSEHYLTPVDCTVLAFILQCSEETKCLDLDTCFIQSEGFKKLAPYLHIIEDLRLSKNDLKDDDAEALCRILSHPTCRVKRLILRENSFLDQSCTMLAQAIYKNSTLEELDLSKNNLMGKDFHVIIEALSNPTCTISKLWLQQVKMNDQYSPCLRSLGGNPNLELLDLGLNYLTDNSGGYIKELIERSKLRELRINTNDFSKQAEETLKSLERIRPGLQILL